CTGAAGACTTCTAACAAACACATGTGGTGaggataaacaaactgacccaaCGCCTCTTTGCTCCATTTGTGCTGCAAATCCCCAAGAGGAGGAGTTTACCTTTCTCTCGTCTGTTTGAACAGTTTTTCCAGAGTTAACGCCTGATACCTTGGGCAAACATCCATGTTTACAAAGTCAAGTGTTTCGCTCTTTGAGAGCTTCTTGTTGCAGGTATCTGGCCGTGGGAGTTAAGACACATTACAGCGGCTTCAACATCAACTTTGGTTTCTCTAATGAAGGGGTTGTGGAAAAAGTCTCTGTAGGGCTGGTAAAAGAAAACTGCTGTGCTTTCACAGCAGGCCTCTGATATGGTCACATCAtggtgagtaaaaaaaaaacaacttgtagGCACTTttagacaaaacatttctccttcctctgtggTCATAATGCAGTAAAATAGTGTGACTCACCTATTCATACAGTGCAAATCTCATCTCATAAACAAATACtttgagaaaaacaagtttatacaatatactgtacaatttATCTTTATATAGGCTCCTTCAGCATGATCTGAACATTTCTGAAGGTGTAACTGAAACATAACTATTGTTCTGATACACACACTGTCATTTGCAAAGCTTGTGACATGATTAACAAACAGCAAATGTCCTGAATTGTATGAATTTGTGCCGATTTTCAGGGCTGAATTGTCCAGAATGGCTGGTGAGTCGATTTCTGGTGTTCATGGCAGCAGTTTCTTCAGATTAATCTGGTTAAAACCAAAATGGTGGTCAGGACATTTAGCACAGTCTGACCAGGTTTGGAGTCACTCGAGTTGTCCACGTACAGATAATCCTCCGGCGGCTCGTTATAGTCATCAAGATCGTCCTCAGAGTCCGAGAAGCCGCTTCCCGCGAACCTATCGCTGGAATCAGAGCAGAAAGTCTTCATGCTGACTTTTAGAAACTCGCAAATGTTCCTCTCCGTGccgtcacacacacaagtgtcAAGCTGTTGCGCTTTCGGGATGGAGCGCATGTTGGCTATCACCTTGCGGCACCCGTCCGAGCACCTCTCCCCTCCGAAAAGTTTCCTGCAGTGGAATAAGTAATCCTTCATGGCAGAGCTGCAGGGCATGTCCGCCTCGCACTGCCGCCGGGCCTCGGTGCAGCCCATGGTGCGGGTCCGCGGCAGGCACGGCTCGATGGCTTGTTTGGTGCCCCTGCACACCGGGTCCGCGGCGCAGTCGCAGTCCTCCAGAGCCGGGCCGCTTTGGGTTTGGTTGAGCTGAATGAGAGAGGATATGCAGTGGCTGGGACACTTCTTACGGTCCCCATTGATGACAGAAGCGCAGGCGTAAAGGTACTGATCGTACGCGTAATGGCACTCCGGCTCTCCGTGGCACTTCAGGATGGCTTTCCAGCAGACCAGCCGACGACTGTGGTTAGGAGATCCGACACATAAGCCGATGATTAGGATCAATACACTGCTTATCAGAACCGCTGTCCGCTCCATCAATATGGCACGGCTTGCCATTTCCAGGGAGAATGAATCTTAAAAATGTGAGACTTCATCGGGGCTTCTGTGATTCCTTCAAGCTGCGTCAAAACCACGTTAAACCAGGATGGGGACTCGAAGTCAGCGAGGCGCCAGAAAATATGCCACAGCTCATCAAGGGTGTCATTAACAAGCCGATCATGTTGGGATGTAAAAAGTTTCAACGTGCGTCCCAAACTTTTCCAGCTCTCCAAAGTCCCAGTTCGCGTTTGCAGGCTTTACGTGCGCATGTATCGCTCGTTCAGCAGACGAGGAAAAGTTTGGATTACCTTTGACAAatccgcaaaaaaaaaaaaaaacgcattAAAGACTAGTTTCCTGATTTCTCCTGAATGTAACGCGATATATCCTCGTTCCTGAACTCACTCATCCGCTCTCCACCAGCATCcactcagccagcagcagctctgtgatgaGGGCTGTGTGCTGATGGGCTGATTAGGTTACTGCAACAGCCGCCTCCGATTGGTCCGATAAACTGCTGTGATTCTGTCGTCACCACTTGGCAGTGACGCATGCTACTGTTTTTAAACCGTGGTAAAAGAAACTTTCTGCTCATTACCTCATTATGAAGATGTATATTAAGTCATTTGTGTTGTATGAGAtcacagttattattatttttatttggctaTATGGTGGTaaaaatagatagatagatagatagatagatagatagatagatagatagatagatagatagatagatagatagatagatagatagatagatagatagatagatgagcTGAGTCAGTGCCGCAATataaacagcttttaaaaacacacctgtacagACAAGCATTTGCATAATGTACTCTCAAAGTCTTAATCTTTTAGACTTTGTCttatctctgtgttttatctGAGTATCTGATTTTATGTTTCATAATAAAACTCTGAAAATGGTATGAGTCATTTTTTTCGTATGCAACATCAAAGTATCACATTGCACTGCGGGCGGCTGGATGCATTACCTGAGAAATGTACTTGTTAGAACTAACCACCAGCTAATGTTGGAGTGAACTGTGAtgccagaaaagaaaggagaagtAAAAGAGGGTGcaaataatgtaatgttttttacacTCTCTAAAGCAGATTTATGGGAGGCCCATGCAGCAATTTGTGCGGGCGGGTCTGCCTGAACGTATCCAAAAATGGttttaaatgagaaaaagcCGATATGATTTGAGAGGATGATGTAATAAAAAAGGGGGGTAAATCTATGTCTGGTATTATTTTTAGTGAATGAGCTGATGTATCTTCAGTCTAAACCTTTTAGACCTGTATTGACAATCTCATCTAAAGGCTATTTTTAGTCgcctgttttttctctgcttttagATAAATAGAGTGGTGTTTGCTGTAGTCCATAAATCTCACACTTTCAACTACACTGCTGCAAAATTTGGATTTCAAATGATTTATCGTTCAACTGCTGTGGTCTGATTCTTGAATAATTGCTCGTCCCTGCAACGAGACCCACATGTAATGAGGCACAGTTTCTTTGGAAAACACTGGGACCATGTTGCCTCCCCGCAGGGAGAAACGACAGCTGTTATAACACATGTGGAGCTCCTGTCTTACACTTTCCACCATGAAACATAACAAGCCTCGGTTGCATAGCTATGATACATACCCGTGAACGCTGCACTGACACATTTGCACACACCGATAAAGACGTGACAGCTTAGAGGTTTTAAGAACTGTGATTCCCAGATACGGAGCTGGGAAAGCACCAGCCTTTACATGAgacatgtaaaataaaagacacatttgGTGTTTTTACTGCCTTATTCCGTGCAAGTGTAAGCAAGCAGCAGTGTGAAATCCTGAACAGCCACCACTTTACCTTTTGGTGGAGGGTATTTCCTATTTCCTTACAATAACACTTAGCAAGACAAAGAGTGTGAAGAGGAGTATCTACTGCAGTCTCACACcaagtaaacaaacatgaagcatgaagccagtaggaacaaaaacagaatggaTCCGTCGGGGTCTTGAGGTCAAGAGAACAAAGTGTAGTAAAAGAAAACCAGTCAGTCACTCGAATAACTCTGTTCTACTGACCCCGTCACATCACCACACTATGACCACAGAGATCTGGCAGCTCTCGGGGGATGCTAAGACCCCTCGATTCCAATTAGAGAGATTAGAGAGGAGTCAAGACGAGAGCAGAAGAGTTTCGTTGCCAAACAACCCAAACACCCCCTTCCACCTCTTCCAGCTGGCATACCAGAGCAACAGGATGACTGCAGACTCAATTTGAAGCAACATCAAAGTGGAGCCCAAATGGTGAACTGCTCAAGGGTCGCCATTAAACAACATAAGGAACCTGACGTCAGCCAAGACCGCTATGGTCAAAGTTGGCTCATAACAGAGATGGATTTGGGCCACTTTTGAAAAGtagtcaacatttttttttctcacttttgtgTAAAGTTTGGGTACCTCTAAtttttgcacacacactcctgaaGCTTTCTATTCAACAACTGGGAACAAACTAAGGAAGCAGCCCAGAAGCCAGAATGAAATGTGGGCATTCATATAATATTATATCAGCTTACatgtatgagctgactttcatgtctcGAGGCAGAGGGGATGGCTGTGAAGTTACAGCTAGTCGAGAAGCCTTGCAAGCCAGTGACCcctgttcaagactgtgtttgaACATCTGTAAGTGTGAGACCAGTGGATATTTGACAAGACTATCTATACAAGATGTTAGGGCATCTCctgatgtgtttgtggtgcCAAAAccaggcattttaagccaaaacatgatccttTCCGatccctaaccaagtggtttttgtgcctaatcctaaccagaccatgagcatggagttgtcacaacataaaatcaaaaattgaacctaaagaaatgtaccgctgcaacataaagaaatgtaaagtttcaacatatccgtggtttgcagaactgccaacatttattctggcggtTGGGTTGAAAGAACACACGCTGACCACGCTTGCATTTCACTTTTAAGAAGGAGTTCATAATGGGGAGCAGAACCAAAATCCCATCAGTGTTGGATGGCGGCCAGATAAGAACAACGGCCAGATTCAGTTGAGCCAGCGGCTCTGTATGATGGAGCAGGCAGCTGCTCTCCCCCAAACTGTACCTCTTAAATTACACCAATACATCACTTAGATTCTTTACTTTTACACCAAACTACTGAGGGAAATATGAGGCCGGTCTCCTTTGCAGTCCCGTCCTCCACTTATTTCAAACGAGCACCTCCGGATATGCATCCTCAACATGCGGTTGTTCATGGCGACTTGCATATAATAGTGTTTCCAGAATTGGAATGCGGTTCCCGAGAGTAGATTTGTAAATACTCATGCAGAGACAGACATGCTCTTCAGTTTGTCTCCACTGCTGTCAGAAGTCATTACACACAAGCTGCTATGCCAGAACAATTCACTGAACTTTGTATTCAAGTGCTTCCAAGccgagagagaggcagagagaggcagagggagagggagggagggagggaaaggagTCAATATTAAAAAGCTGCCAAGTGTTTTTTCTGCCTGCATTTTTTCATTTCGCTGCGTCTCATGGAAAATTCTCAGATGTCTGTCTTCgatatgttgatatttttccTTCATTCTTTTCACATGAAAGGGCAGGATTCATGTGCTTTTggtgaaaacaagaaaataactTTCTGTCGGCTCGGTCCAGTCATGGCATGAATATGCAGTTGAAGTGTCATCTTGAATCTGGTCAACAACACGGCACTGCAGCACTGTTGTTTTCTGGTATGCACCTAAATGATCAGACAGAAGAGATTAAATCACCTGAATCAGGGTGATTTCTGTCGGTCAACACCTCCTGGATGGATTGGCGTGAACTTTAGTAaattcatgatccccagaggatgaatcctaatgattTTTGTGATCCTGTAATGTTTGCGACATATTtgattttttgtgaaatgtatcAACAACTAACAAGAGGATGAATTCTACTACATGTGTATGAGCTAACATTCATGTCTGGAGGTgtaggggatggtggtggtgttacagtaagaaggctgccaagccaatgaccactgttcaagacaggGTTCCAACATTTcaaagcatgaaaccactgggaATTTTTAACAAAACgtctggacattttccagccatgtcagtggcaacaaaactggacgTTTTTGATGAGCCATCAGGAAAATGTACAGCCCCAAACCAGATTTTTTTAGCAAGATGCAACAACAATATTCAGTTGTCTTTGTGGTGACAGGATCAgataagccaaaacatgatcttttcctaaccccaCGAGtgcagaaaattgaaaatggGACCTAAAAAATCATATCcatgatttgcagaaacatacattaccaacatttattctgggtACCGAGTCAAGTTGCATTCGCCTCACACTTCCAATTATGACCAAAT
This portion of the Pagrus major chromosome 12, Pma_NU_1.0 genome encodes:
- the gas1b gene encoding growth arrest-specific protein 1b, whose protein sequence is MASRAILMERTAVLISSVLILIIGLCVGSPNHSRRLVCWKAILKCHGEPECHYAYDQYLYACASVINGDRKKCPSHCISSLIQLNQTQSGPALEDCDCAADPVCRGTKQAIEPCLPRTRTMGCTEARRQCEADMPCSSAMKDYLFHCRKLFGGERCSDGCRKVIANMRSIPKAQQLDTCVCDGTERNICEFLKVSMKTFCSDSSDRFAGSGFSDSEDDLDDYNEPPEDYLYVDNSSDSKPGQTVLNVLTTILVLTRLI